Genomic DNA from Gimesia aquarii:
TAGAGGAACAGGCTTTGGCGGTAACAGTGGTCATCACAAAGTTTCCATTTTCATCCCGGGTTGTGGCAATCAGTTCGGGAGTGAGAATGGTTCTTTCCACCGGTTCATTGTTATCGTCCCAGACACGAAGAGAATAGCGGCGTGTGTATTTTTTGTTGACGGGAAGGTCAGCGGCCTTGTAAGGCATGAATAAACAAATATGCCGAGTGTGATTGGAATTACTGCCTTCAAATTTCACGTAGTCTCGCAAACCGGGAAAGTTGCCTGACGTGTATTCCTGTCCCAATTCGGTGTCGCCTTTGGTCGGGACAGGACTCCATTTCTTATTTTTGTCGAGATACTCCATGTGAGCCGAAACGTAAATTTTGCCCGAATTGGCAGGATGAAAGGCGGTGACGTAAATCATGTCACCTGATTGAAAATCCCCACCTCCAATACGTGTCCGGCTGAGAACACCGGTGGCAAGGACACCCATTTCTTTGAGCTGTTGTGCGGCGACAGGTGATGTTGACAGAAACGTCAAACAGAATACGGCAAGTAACCATTGTTGTTTTGAGCGCATACGGTACTCCCTTTTCATCAATAGATTATTGTGTACTGGGAAGTGCCTGCTTATGTCATCCATGGTTTATAGAAATGCGGGCCATTTCAATCGGAACAATGACATATTTATGTTATTTTTGTGTAAAACATCGATTGTAAGTTCCTATGTACACTCTGGGCAGTGAGAAAGAAATGAGGAATGAAAACGCAGCAAAGGAACGAGAAAAAACCAAGATGTGAAAAGCTTGTCCTTAGCTACTTGTTCAATTCCAGCAATGCCTGAATCTCGTTCCACAGTCCGGGTGCCACGTCGCACGGTCCGGTAGCAGCGATTTGTTTAATGGTTTGATCGAAACTTATCGCATTGATTTTGGACAGAGCGGCTGCCACGATGGCCGGCGAGCGGCTCATGCCACCGCTACAGGCGACCAGAGTTGGTTCCTCAACCTGAATGAATCGCATCAGAGTTTCAATGGCCGTTTGTAACACCGGTGGATGATTTTCTTCCCCGTCAATCAATGGCAGACGGCAATAGACGATCTCTCTGGGGAATGTGATTGGCGGTTCTTCCATCGCCAGATCGATGATGGCAGAGATCCCAAGATCCAATACGCCTTTCACATCCCTGGCATCGCGTGCATTTCCGATCCATAATGTTTGGGGAATGATTTCACGCATGAGAGGGATGATTGCTCCTGATGATTACTGCACGCTGTTAATGACCGCAGCCAATCGCCAGCCCGCCTGGGCGGCCCGCTGGGAGGCAATCGTTCCGCCATTCTGGAAATAAGACTGTGGTAACTGTGGTAATTTTTTGAGATTGGTTCCTTTTGCCTCTGCTGACTTCACGGCTGCGAGTATTTGAGGGGAGTAAACATGCTCTATGGCCAAAACATGGCTCTCGTCGCTCCACGTTTCAAATGCCATTTTCTGTGTTGCAGCTTTGCCGCGTTGTTTCAGAGCGGGATCATGTGAAATGCCGATTGCTTTACTGGCAATGTCTGAATATTTCCAACTCGTTCCCAGTAAACGATCCCATTGTGAATGCAGGTTCGAGTGTTTGAAACGAATGAGATTACCTCCCCGGTCGCCTTCTGGAAATGTCTTTTTAGCGAATAAGGCTGTTGAATGTAAAGGCTGGTGAATGTCACCACACAGGTGCATGATCCAGCATAAAGAAACGGCTTTATCAGCTGGACTGACGGCGGGATCGTTCATTTGCTTGACACAAAATTCCAGTGCTTGAAGCACATTAAACTTTAGGACCTCGGTTCCATCTTCCGAACTTGTTGAGAGGTTTACAGGAAGTTTGGCGCTCAGGGCTAGTTCTGAAGCAGGGTCGAGATAAAGCGGCTTGTTAATATAATGCCAGGTGCCGTGGTGATATTTTTCGCGGTCCGCTTTATTGAATCCTCTGGCAATATCTGGCCACGTGGCAGCATGCATGAAAATCCATCTGTTTTGAGTTGCTGCGTTACGCTCTTTAATAACATCCGGCATTTTACTTTGAAAGTCTTTTTCAAAGCGCGGATGTTGCTTCAATAACTCAACCATTGCCTGTCGGACAGAGGGCTCCAGTTGATTATAGGTAATATAAGCGATGATCCGGTGACCGGTAGAATTCCAGGCAAAGACGGAGCGTTGTTGTGTATAAAGAAATGCGGAGACTGTGAGCGCAGCAGCCAGGATTTTGAATCGATTCAAGATGATCATTCCTGATAAAGAGCAAGGTAAAGTAATCTGCTTTGACTTTAGGAAATGTCGATCAATTCAGGCTGCGGAACAAGTGGAGGAGAGTCAATTTTACACAAAATTCATGAACTCTGTTGATGGCGTGTACAAACTAGGATGCATTAATTTTGCAGTCGCTTGTTCACAAAGGAAGCCAGGTTTTCGGCGTCGTCGGTACCAACCCGCAGAACACTGTTTCGCAACTTCAGCACCACACAGTCACGTCCCCACAGGTTCCAGACCAGACCGCCCCGCGGACTCATATGAATCCCCCAGCCTTCAATGAATGTGGTTCGCCCCACCTCGACATCGGTAATGTCATCGTAACGCACGCTTTTACGAAAGAGCGGTAACGGGCC
This window encodes:
- a CDS encoding dual specificity protein phosphatase family protein, which gives rise to MREIIPQTLWIGNARDARDVKGVLDLGISAIIDLAMEEPPITFPREIVYCRLPLIDGEENHPPVLQTAIETLMRFIQVEEPTLVACSGGMSRSPAIVAAALSKINAISFDQTIKQIAATGPCDVAPGLWNEIQALLELNK
- a CDS encoding S1/P1 nuclease → MNRFKILAAALTVSAFLYTQQRSVFAWNSTGHRIIAYITYNQLEPSVRQAMVELLKQHPRFEKDFQSKMPDVIKERNAATQNRWIFMHAATWPDIARGFNKADREKYHHGTWHYINKPLYLDPASELALSAKLPVNLSTSSEDGTEVLKFNVLQALEFCVKQMNDPAVSPADKAVSLCWIMHLCGDIHQPLHSTALFAKKTFPEGDRGGNLIRFKHSNLHSQWDRLLGTSWKYSDIASKAIGISHDPALKQRGKAATQKMAFETWSDESHVLAIEHVYSPQILAAVKSAEAKGTNLKKLPQLPQSYFQNGGTIASQRAAQAGWRLAAVINSVQ